Genomic DNA from Candidatus Thorarchaeota archaeon:
GTCGTCCCCAGGCCGGACCCCACTGTCAGCTACAACCGACTTGCAGTAGAGAATCCCGATGCCCATCGTTGACAATACGAGACCATCGAGCGTTCCTCGCGGCATGACTTTTGTGTCACCAGCAATCATCGCCACATTGAGAGGCTCAATCACAGAGTCAAGAGACCGGAGCACCTTGGAGAGGACTTCAATCTCGAAGCCCTCTTCAACCACCACAGTGTTGGTCATGGCTATCGGCTTTGCACCCATCATTGTGAGGTCATTGACAGTACCGCAGGCGGCAAGCTTTCCAATATCGCCACCGGGAAAGAACAGGGGCTGCACTGTATGCGCATCAGCACACACAATGAGGTTGGCTCCTTCAAGTGGAAGAGTAGCTCCGTCATCCATCTCATCAAGACCGACTGTGCCTAGAATGCGTTTCGTGAAGGCAGGGATGACTGTTCGCTGGATGAGCTGCTGCATGACCTTTCCGCCAGCACCATGCGCCGGCTCGATTCTCGACATATTCCAACCTTCTTGAGACTGTCCTCTTGGCGACCAAGGGATGCTGCTACAGGACTGCTCACGTAGAGTAGAAGCAGCGCTCGTGGTGAACACTAAGCAAGATTTAAAACATCTCCGAAAAGTGCCTTTCTGACGAGACCTGACTAGAGGTAGTCTGAAATGGGTGTATGGCATGGTAGGTCCAGAAGGACTCCAAGCGGCGCACTGATGCGGAAGTTCCGAGGTCATAGGAAGAGCGAGATGGGACGCACTCCCACTGAGACTCTGATAGGAGAACCGAGGATAAGAAGAATAGACAGCAAAGGCATGAAGAAGAAGACACCCGCAATGCGCCTCAAGTACGCCAACGTCACAGACATCAAGAAGAAGGAAACGTATCATGTCGAGATACTTGACGTTGAGAAGAACCCAGCTAACATGGACTACCAGCGACGCAAGGTGATTACGCGAGGCACCATAATCAAGACGTCAAAAGGTAGAGCTAAGGTCACAAGCCGTCCCGGTCAAGAGGGAGTGCTTAACGCGATACTGCTCTAGTCATCACTCGGTCCCGCACACAGCAGGCCTAGTCGTCAGACAGGACCGAGTATGATTCCGTCCGGCAACTCATCCAGAAGTAGTCCTTCAGCCTCCGCCTTCTTCACTGCAGCTAGTGCTTTCGGGCCCCCAATGTTCTCAAGGGCTCCAGCTGCAGTCTGCCTGACGAACAGAGATGAATCGTGAAGGGACTCTATCAGAGATGGTATGGCACTGGGATCCTTCCGTTCACCCAATTGCACGGCAGCAAACAGTCGAACCATGTATCTGGGGTCCTTCAGACATGCTGTCAGAGCGCTTGTGGCATCTGAGTCTGGGAGGATTCCAAGTCGATCAATCGCATTCAGAACAACCTGTTGGTCCTCGCTCTTGATCTCTCTGAGAAGTTCGTCAACCATTGGAGAGGGTACTGCAGTCTTCGTCGTGGTCTTCTTACCCGAAGTTGTCTTTGCAGACGGGCTCCTCGTGGACTTGGTCTTGAGACTCGAGGACTTCTTCGTACCTGGTCGAGGCTCTTTCACATGCGCAGGCTTCGCGGGCGTTGACTTCTGGGCCTTCTTCGATGCCGTCGGGCGCGCCTCGGGCTTCGAATCAGGCGTGGCGGTCTTCTTCGTGGTCTTGGGCATGGAACGCACCTCTGGCCAGAGTATTGCATACAAGACTCCCCCCGCAAGGATATAAACCGTTGCGGAGTGCTAGGACAACTAGTTTCCCACCTCCACCTCAATGTCGGTGATAACAAACTCCTTTCCGCCAGATATTGTTGTATGGCTGCCACCGCACCTCGAGCACTTCATGGGGGCAAAAATGGCAACCTGCGGCGGAAGTGAATAGTCCACTTTGCTCTCGCCCTCAAAACCGCACTCCTGACACTTCAAGCGCCCCTTGGTTCTCTTGATGTGAAGCTCAGCTCCCTCCATGATTGTATCCTTTGAGGCAATCTCGAAGTTGAACGCAAGCTGCTCTGGAACCAAGAACGTAAACTCACCGACTTCGATGTTCACCGCCTTTATCCTCTTGACCTGGTGTGCCTTGGCAGCGTCAAGAGCAGCCTCAACTATTGAGAGAGCAGCAGAGAACTCATGCATTTTGCTCTCGACACGTTGCCTGTTTGTAACATATGTTGTTTTTGCTATGACCGCTAACGAATATACACCTAGGTTTTATTATGTGCCTCTGTGTAGAACTGGGCGAGAAGTCTTTACGGTGATGAAACAGGTGAATGGCATTAGCGACATTCGGCAGCTGGAGGCAGCAATCAGAGACCTCGAGTTTGATTACATGAGAGGGCTGGTGTCAGAAGAGGATTACAAGAAGAGAATGGCGGACCTCAACACCCGGCTTGTCGCAGCTGGTGGGACGCCTAGGGAACTCCCATCCGCCCCCAAAGTGGTATCATCTCAGCTGCGCCCGACCAGACTCCTCGACAAGAAGACACTGGTTGATCCGGTGACTGCGGTCAGAAGGACTGTAGAGAGTATGCGCAGAATACCCATTGAGAGGATTGCACAGGAGGCAGGGGTGCCCACACACATCGCCAGCAAGGTCCTTGCCGACCTCTTGGATGGCAGAGAACTCTCAGGCAGACTTGACCATGATTCTGGGGACTTCATACTTGGGACCGGGACCGGTCCCGCCCCCAAGACCATCGCAGTGTGTCCATACTGCAGGTACGAACTCAAGCGGATTGCTGTCAAAGGGGAGACAATCACCTGCAGCATGTGTAGAGAGTCATTCGTTGTTGTATGAGGCGCAGGCACCGCATGGTTTCGTTCCAGTTGTCTGGCGTTTCCGTGTAGCTCGTGACAGCAGTGGCGACTATCCTATGAGTGGACTGCTTGTTTCTGGACTGGTGGGCACAAGCCAATGCAAGAGCGTGCCCACCACCATCCAGCTTCAGACAACCGCTATTTCTTGTCCCCTTTCCTGTAAGACTCGGCCAGCAAGTCGGGAATGTATCTGGTCTTTATCTCTGTGCCCTTCAGGATGTCGGATATCTGGATTGTACAGAATGGACACTCCGTAGCAACCATCTCAGCACCTGTGGCCTCGATGTACTCCTTCTTGGTGGTGGCTATCTTCTGAGATAGTTCCCGCTTTCCTGCGCGGACACCACCACCTGCACCACAGCAGCGGTTCCGATAAGGGTCTGGGATATACTCTATGCCCGGAATGAGCTTCAGTAGATCTACCGGCTGGTCCACGACCCCCTGCCCCCTGCCGAGATGGCATGGCTCATGATAGGTGATCTTCGTCTTGATGACACCCTTGGG
This window encodes:
- a CDS encoding HEAT repeat domain-containing protein; translation: MVDELLREIKSEDQQVVLNAIDRLGILPDSDATSALTACLKDPRYMVRLFAAVQLGERKDPSAIPSLIESLHDSSLFVRQTAAGALENIGGPKALAAVKKAEAEGLLLDELPDGIILGPV
- a CDS encoding 30S ribosomal protein S8e encodes the protein MGVWHGRSRRTPSGALMRKFRGHRKSEMGRTPTETLIGEPRIRRIDSKGMKKKTPAMRLKYANVTDIKKKETYHVEILDVEKNPANMDYQRRKVITRGTIIKTSKGRAKVTSRPGQEGVLNAILL
- the hypA gene encoding hydrogenase maturation nickel metallochaperone HypA, yielding MHEFSAALSIVEAALDAAKAHQVKRIKAVNIEVGEFTFLVPEQLAFNFEIASKDTIMEGAELHIKRTKGRLKCQECGFEGESKVDYSLPPQVAIFAPMKCSRCGGSHTTISGGKEFVITDIEVEVGN
- the hypE gene encoding hydrogenase expression/formation protein HypE; amino-acid sequence: MSRIEPAHGAGGKVMQQLIQRTVIPAFTKRILGTVGLDEMDDGATLPLEGANLIVCADAHTVQPLFFPGGDIGKLAACGTVNDLTMMGAKPIAMTNTVVVEEGFEIEVLSKVLRSLDSVIEPLNVAMIAGDTKVMPRGTLDGLVLSTMGIGILYCKSVVADSGVRPGDDIIVTGPIGDHGVTLLAHLEGLSFQTGLVSDVAPLWNPIRDCLDTGGVHAMKDPTRGGTSVALNEFASKSKVEIVLEESLVPVRSEVKSLCDILGLNPMNMSCEGTALLSVDPEMSEAVLEVLRRHKTTEQARVIGKAVSGPPRVLMNTGVGGRKVVQVPYGEPVPRVC